The genomic stretch tgaactgactgaactgaaggaaggaagGCATCTTTGAAGAGGTGAGTTTTAGGCTAACGACTGGAAGCTCTAGGCGAAGCCCACCAGGTGAAGAGTCAGGAAAGGGTGTTACACGGAGATGAAACAGTGAGTATTAATGACCTGAGGCAGAAGGAGCTTGTTAGGTTTGACAACTGGAAGAAGGTCATTGAGGCTGGAGCCCCAtgccagaggggaggagagaaaatgAGATACGGAGGCTGGGCCAGGTCATTTAAAGCTGTGGAGAGCGGGGTTGGGGGAAAAAGGAGGTTTTGTTTTAAGCACAATGCAAAGCCTTTGGACAGTGTTAGGCAGAAACCTTGATAGTCGGTGCTGCTAGGTAGAGTGGACTTTGCATGAAGGAGAGCAGCGAGAAAGAAAGGCGAGGTCCATTAGAAGATGTAGATGTGGCAGCAACCTGGGTGGTAGGAATAGAGGGCAGACCTTCCTTGGGATGGGTGACCAAGATGTTTAGAGGTCTGAGCATCCCTGGAGAGGACTAGAAGTGCAGGGTCCCTGACTGGAAGGGCCCTGGAGAGCAAGGGAGGAAATGAAATCCCAGCACTTCTCCTCATGTTGGGTCATTTCCCTTCCAGGAAGTTTCAGCTTCCTGATTCTGGCACCCTTGTGAGACGGAATTTGGGAGGAAATGGTGTAGGACATGGTATTGATGAGACCTGCTTGTCCCCATATAGGGTCCTCCTCTCAGCCTCTCTGGGGGCAGAGCTGGGAATGGGAGTAGGGGGTTTCTGCTCCAGCACTGCAGCACCTCTGCACTAAGGCGGGAGGAAGTGACTCCATGGTCCCCCCACCTCAACTGCAAAGACAGGTACTCTGCCTGCTGCACCTTCCCACCATGAAGCCTTCTGCTAAGTATGAGTTCTCGGAGGCAGGGGACTCTCCCTTCCTCCACTGCCCCCAAGACTCTCTGGGGAGAAGTCAGTGGAATGAAGGCTTGTGCTGAATGGGACAGCTCCCTTatgggggcggggaggagtgCTGAGAGCTGGGAGCAGAAGCCCCTACTAGCACCGGTGAGAGAGTTCTGGATTAAATCCTGCCACAGACCCAAAAAGATTCTGCCAGGAGAATGGGCAAGAGCAGTGTAGTGCCACCTTCCACAGCCCTCTTCCCCATCCATTGTCCTGTATACCAACACCACCCACCTATATCTCCAGGATGAGCTCACAAACTGCCATTTTCTCGAAATCTACTCTGCTGAAGGCTTAGCAGGGATCGTCACTCAACATTCCTACACTCTCCTGAGGGAGGCATATTATCCCAGTTTTGCAAATGGGCACAGAGATACACAGTTGGGGAAACCCATGCTGTCTGACTTCTAAAGCAGAGcctttgtccctgcactgcctctcccCAATCTGATGCAGGTGGGGCTGAAAGATGATTGAAACGGAGGAATGGATTTGGAAACCTAATGAATAGTGGGGCCTGTGAATGCTGGGGGAGAGGGGAAATCAAAGCCAGCGTGCATCGAGGTGGAAGGAAGGAGATGGAAGTGCAACCTGGTCCCGGGGAAGAGTGTGAGGAATGCAAGGGAGGCCCGTGGTTGGTTTGGGCCCAGCCTCCCTGCTTGCCCAGCATCCACAGGTGCTTACAATCCTTAGTAGGCGTTCAAACAAGAGCAGGTGAAACTGAGCTAGCCCGCAATCCTGGCAATCACTGGGCACTCGATGAATGCGGACACGTTGACAAACAGATGCCTCTCTGCTGAAAGGTCCCCACGCACTGCCGCCCCGCTAGGCTCAAAGGGCCGCGCCCGCTTCCCGCCGCCGGGGGTCCAGCCTAATCGGCCCCTTGCAGGACCCGGCGGAGCGCGGGAACGCCCGGGGCGGGGCCTGCAGGCTCGAGGAGGCGGGGCCGGCCCGCAGGGGTCTAGGGTCCGCTTTCCGAGAGTTCTGCTGCGAGCGGCGCGCTGATGCTGGAAGTTCACATCCCGTCGGTGGGGCCCGAGGCCGAGGGCACCCGGCAGAGCCCCGAGAAAGGCCACATGGTGAGCACGGGCAGTGGATGGGAAGGGGCGCGGGGACCCACCGAATTTCCACGCGCCGAATGCAGTGGGGACCCCGCACTCCGGGCTCCGGCGCCCGAGCGCGGCGGCCCAGGAGGTCGGGGGACACCCTGTCGAGGGTTTCTGGGCCGCTGGGGTTTGCTAGCCCTGCCGACGGCGGTCCCGGCTCTTGAGGGACTGACTGCATCGGGCAGAGTCCCCAAGTGTGTGGGAGCGTGGGAGGGTCCGGAGAGCAGCGGCGCTCCCAGGCCGCTTTGTGCTTCTGCGGGCGGAGGGTGGGCTGGGGGCGTCGCCGGGAGCGGGTCCGGCTGCGCCCTCGCGCCGGGTCTTATGCTCACCCGGCTGCCCGCCGGCGTCCGCCAGGTGTTCCGAGTGGAGGTACTGTGCCGCGGGCGCAGACACGTCGTGCAGAGGCGCTACAGCGAGTTCCACGCGCTCCACAAGCGGGTAAGGCTGCGCCCACCACCGACCACACACCCCGGCCCGGCTCCTGCCCGGCCCCCGGAGGTCTCTGCCACCCCCATTACCTCCCCAGGCCCAGGAGAGCTCAGGTCTTGGACACAGACGTCCCCGCGGGCTGCGGAAAGGGTGCAAAGTTGGGCAGGTCCCAGCCTGTGCTCTTCGTGCCCCTGGGCGGCCGGTCTGGCGTCCTGGCTCTTGGGGGCGGAGGGGGGGCAGTTGGGGGCGCCTCTCGCACTTGTCCCAACCGCCACTCACCACGCGGGTGTGTCTCAGGATAGAGCCTGAAGTTTGGGGGAGGTGGCGGCGGGGAGGACTGGGGAGGGCTCTTGGCTGGGATGAAGCGAGCTTGAGGGCTCCACCTGGATGCTGTGATCATCGCACCGTGGTACCCTCCTGGCAGATCAAGAAACTGTACAAAGTGCCGGACTTCCCCTCGAAACGCCTGCCCAACTGGAGGACCAGAGGGCTGGAGCAGCGGCGGCAGGGCTTGGAGGCCTATATCCAGGTTTGTGTGGGTCTCACTCTATTGCCCCTCAGTCCACAGGACCAAAGTGGGGACCCAAGCAGAGAGGTGTGGGGACATGGGGTGAGAGGGACCCATATTTATTGGCGATACTTTAAGCCTCAATTTTCTAAACAGTAAGGGGCtcctcctgatggctcagtggtaaggaatcgacctgcaacgcaggagatacaggttcgaactctgggttgggaaggttccctcgagaaaggaatggcaactcaccccagcattcttgcctggagaatgccatgagcagaggagcctagcaggctacagtctatagtgtcacaaagtcagacatgaccaaagtgacttgGCACTCACGCACAACGGGTCTAAACATCCCCCTCTGAACTGGTAGGTGATCCCAGTAAGATGCAGGCTTGTTCTCTTTCCCTCCAGAGTGACATTGTGCGCTGCCCTCATGATAAGGGTGGAggcccttcccctctctcctgcaCAGTTATGCCCGATTAGGCCAGGCAGGCTTCATGGGCCAATCTGTCACCTGGGGCTAGTGCTCAGTAGGGCCCTAGCTTGGTTTAATGTTCTGCTCTGGGTGTCTTGAACTTCTTTATCGGAAGGGCCCCAGGTTTTCATTTTGTACCAGACTCTGCATATTACACGGCTCAATCTGATTACAGGTTTcctctgttctcttctccagggcatcctatATTTGAACCAGGATGTGCCCAAGGAACTACTGGAATTCCTGAGTCTTCGGCACTGGCCCACAGACCCCAAGGCTGGCAACTGGGGGTGAGCATCCATCCCTACAGGGGCTTGATATGGGAGGGGCcccagggctggggggtgggggctttCTGCAGCCAGCAGGTGAGGAGGCCAAGCCCCTTTCCTTCTCATATCTACCAGGCTATAGCCTGGTCCTTCCTGTTTGAGATATGGCCTCCTTGGTCATTTTCTTGACCCAGTGGAGGGGCTGTTCTCTGGAGCACCTTCGTTACCCTAGCTGCCTCCGGAACTGAGTCTGTTACAAATAGAAGCAGCAGTCCCCTGGGAGGTGAAAGTCTGGGCTTCCGCATCTCCACCCTTGCCTCAGGCTCCCCCAGGCAGTTCACAGCCACTCTCTTCAGCTCCCTGGGGGAGTGCCTGCCTGGCAACAACGGGCAAGGCCGTCTCCATCTGCCCTGGGCTCCTGCTGCCCCCTCGTGGCCATGTGCTAGGGCCTCCTGCTTCCAGCCTGTCCCTCCTGATACCACTGCCCACTTTTCCCCGGCGGGTCCTTGGTGACATCAGTTCCTAGTCTCCATCCAACCCAAGACTTTTCTCTGCCTCCCCCTCCACTGTTCATGACCCCTTTTCTTCTTAGGTCGCAGCTGTATCACCGGCCTGTCGTCAGCTTCCCCATGGATCCTTACATTTGCATCCCATCCCCAGGTGAGATGGTTCCTCCTGACTTATAATCCTCATTTAGGGCCCAGGTAGCAGGGTGGGAGTGAGGGTGAACTTGGTGTCTCCCAGCTTTCAGGATCCCGGGCAGCATCTCCCTATTGCCCTCCTTTGGGGCCACACCTCCCTGCTGCCCCTGTAGTCTTTGTATTCTCCagggacctgctgctactgctaagtcgcttcagtcgtgtccgactctgagtgaccccgtagacggcggcccaccaggctcccccgtccctgggattctccagacaagaatactggagtgggttg from Capra hircus breed San Clemente chromosome 10, ASM170441v1, whole genome shotgun sequence encodes the following:
- the SNX22 gene encoding sorting nexin-22; translation: MLEVHIPSVGPEAEGTRQSPEKGHMVFRVEVLCRGRRHVVQRRYSEFHALHKRIKKLYKVPDFPSKRLPNWRTRGLEQRRQGLEAYIQGILYLNQDVPKELLEFLSLRHWPTDPKAGNWGSQLYHRPVVSFPMDPYICIPSPEPLPNVVVHGVLQGLYGFNASTAEAQPEAARHPAPTPPTP